CGCGCGGCGAGCCGCCGATTGTCGGCGGGCCCTTGGGTGGTCGGGTCTGAGCCTGGCTGGCCGGGGCAACGTCCCCGTGCGAGCGGCTTGCAGCCGCGATGCGAGGCCGCGGTAACCCGCCACGCAACGGCAGAGGGTATCCGTCGCGGCCGGGGGGCCGCTCCTACGGCGTAGGAGCGGCCCCCCGGCCGCGACGGGTTGCCGCAAGGGCAGGTCGCCGGAGCGCAAACGATGGGCAGCGCTCTCGCTCGGCCCATCCTACGGGCTACGATTACGACAACGACAACGACAACGTGGGAGCGAGAATCAGAGACAGTTATCTCGCAGCATCTTCAGGTAAACCAGCCCCTTCTCGCGGGCAAAGGCGATATTCCTGTCCGCGATTCCTTCCGGATCGGTGTAATGGGCCAAGGCCTGGTCGATGCCCTCTTCGCGGATCAGGTGCAGCATCGGGTAGAGTGACCGGTTGGTATAATTTGCCGGGTCGTCCGCCGGGGCCTCGGCAAAGCGGTAATCCGGGTGGAAGCCCGCGACCTGATAGACGCCCTCATAGCCTTGCGCGGCCAGCAGGTCCTCCGCCAGCGCGACCAGGTCCAGATAGTCGTCGAACCCCGGATAGGCCTCGGGAAAGATCAGCAGCGTGGTCTCGATCGCCGGCTGCTCATCCAGCCGGTGACACTCGCGCAGGAGGGCGTCCAGGCAGGACTGCTCGTCGGCGGCGGCCTCGACCTGGTAATGGATACTGCCGCGCCTGACCGGCTTGGCGGCAAAGGGACAGAAATTGCATCCGACCACGACCTCGGCCACC
The DNA window shown above is from Candidatus Thiodictyon syntrophicum and carries:
- a CDS encoding DUF1415 domain-containing protein; amino-acid sequence: MIDTEQVITQTKKWVAEVVVGCNFCPFAAKPVRRGSIHYQVEAAADEQSCLDALLRECHRLDEQPAIETTLLIFPEAYPGFDDYLDLVALAEDLLAAQGYEGVYQVAGFHPDYRFAEAPADDPANYTNRSLYPMLHLIREEGIDQALAHYTDPEGIADRNIAFAREKGLVYLKMLRDNCL